One window of the Periophthalmus magnuspinnatus isolate fPerMag1 chromosome 17, fPerMag1.2.pri, whole genome shotgun sequence genome contains the following:
- the LOC117384908 gene encoding 5'-AMP-activated protein kinase subunit gamma-2-like isoform X2, with translation MLEKLELDDDAAEPESDIYMRFMKSHKCYDIVPTSSKLVVFDTALQVKKAFFALVANGVRAAPLWDTEKQSFVGMLTITDFIIILHRYYKSPLVQIYELEEHKLETWREVYLQATFKPLVNISPEASLFEAVYTLIKNKIHRLPVIDPVTGNALYILTHKRILKFLQLFMREMPKPAFMKQSLGDLGIGTYREIAFIHPDTPIIKALNIFVERRVSALPVVDEAGKVVDIYSKFDVINLAAEKTYNNLDITVTQALKHRSQYFEGVVKCHRMETLDTIVDRIVKAEVHRLVVVDEHSNIEGIISLSDILQALVLSPADARKEETVTE, from the exons ATGCTGGAGAAACTTGAACTCGATGATGATG CTGCTGAACCAGAAAGTGATATTTACATGCGCTTTATGAAATCCCATAAGTGCTACGACATCGTTCCCACAAGTTCCAAGCTGGTCGTCTTTGATACGGCTCTCCAA GTTAAAAAAGCATTCTTTGCTCTAGTGGCAAATGGGGTACGTGCCGCTCCACTATGGGACACGGAAAAGCAAAGTTTTGTTG GAATGCTGACAATCACAGACTTCATCATTATACTACACCGGTACTATAAGTCTCCTTTG GTTCAAATATATGAATTGGAGGAACATAAGCTTGAGACGTGGAGAG AGGTTTACCTTCAAGCAACATTCAAACCATTGGTCAACATATCTCCTGAAGCAAG CCTTTTTGAAGCAGTGTAcacactcatcaaaaacaaaatccacCGTCTGCCTGTCATCGACCCAGTCACTGGGAATGCACTTTATATTCTCACACACAAACGGATCCTCAAGTTTCTTCAGCTTTTT atgcgTGAAATGCCAAAGCCAGCCTTTATGAAGCAGTCTCTGGGAGATTTGGGCATAGGCACGTATCGTGAGATTGCCTTCATCCACCCAGACACTCCCATCATCAAAGCACTCAACATCTTTGTGGAGAGGAGGGTGTCTGCGCTGCCTGTGGTCGATGAGGCGG GCAAAGTCGTGGACATTTACTCCAAGTTTGACGTCATT AATTTGGCTGCTGAGAAAACCTACAACAACCTGGACATCACAGTTACCCAGGCTTTGAAACACCGCTCCCAGTACTTCGAAGGAGTCGTCAAGTGCCATAGGATGGAGACACTGGACACCATTGTGGACAGAATCGTCAAAGCTGAA gtGCATCggctggtggtggtggatgAACACTCCAACATCGAGGGCATCATCTCCCTGTCAGACATCCTCCAGGCCCTGGTGCTCAGCCCGGCAG atgCACGTAAGGAGGAGACTGTAACGGAATGA
- the LOC117384908 gene encoding 5'-AMP-activated protein kinase subunit gamma-1-like isoform X1, protein MGSTVMETSKDSSKKMPKRKRSLRINMPEIGAFGFTQTETSSSSKSATQGERLIRSASPVKSPAVGSPGNASALVPSPQSAPAQPKSGSLTPRSIFPFPSNNTASPKSPRRLSFSGIFRSSGGASPSASIKIFRNKKASGIPTPPATPTQASSQPIFTPGTQQSSGPSPERLEPPTRLRSLSNPPDTGQRLSLSSSKPPIPSSYSTSQQVYGLFEGMLEKLELDDDAAEPESDIYMRFMKSHKCYDIVPTSSKLVVFDTALQVKKAFFALVANGVRAAPLWDTEKQSFVGMLTITDFIIILHRYYKSPLVQIYELEEHKLETWREVYLQATFKPLVNISPEASLFEAVYTLIKNKIHRLPVIDPVTGNALYILTHKRILKFLQLFMREMPKPAFMKQSLGDLGIGTYREIAFIHPDTPIIKALNIFVERRVSALPVVDEAGKVVDIYSKFDVINLAAEKTYNNLDITVTQALKHRSQYFEGVVKCHRMETLDTIVDRIVKAEVHRLVVVDEHSNIEGIISLSDILQALVLSPADARKEETVTE, encoded by the exons ATGGGAAGCACGGTGATGGAAACGAGCAAAGACAGCTCAAAGAAAATGCCCAAAAGGAAAAGAAGTCTGCGGATTAACATGCCA GAAATTGGTGCGTTTGGATTCACGCAAACGGAAACGAGCAGCTCCTCTAAAAGTGCCactcag GGAGAGCGTCTCATCCGATCGGCGAGCCCCGTCAAGTCGCCGGCGGTCGGTTCCCCGGGTAACGCCTCCGCTCTCGTCCCCAGCCCCCAGTCCGCTCCCGCACAGCCGAAGTCGGGCTCCCTCACACCGAGAAGCATTTTCCCCTTCCCCTCGAACAACACGGCGTCACCCAAATCCCCCCGCCGCCTCAGCTTCAGTGGTATCTTCCGTTCATCCGGCGGCGCATCACCTTCAGCGAGCATCAAGATCTTTAGGAATAAGAAGG CTTCTGGTATCCCCACGCCCCCTGCCACACCTACGCAAGCGTCCAGCCAGCCCATCTTCACCCCGGGGACCCAGCAGAGCAGTGGACCAAGCCCGGAGAGACTGGAGCCCCCCACGCGCCTTCGCTCCCTCTCCAACCCCCCTGACACGGGCCAACgcctcagcctctcctcctccaaacCACCGATTCCTTCATCGTACTCTACCTCACAACAA GTATACGGTTTGTTCGAAGGCATGCTGGAGAAACTTGAACTCGATGATGATG CTGCTGAACCAGAAAGTGATATTTACATGCGCTTTATGAAATCCCATAAGTGCTACGACATCGTTCCCACAAGTTCCAAGCTGGTCGTCTTTGATACGGCTCTCCAA GTTAAAAAAGCATTCTTTGCTCTAGTGGCAAATGGGGTACGTGCCGCTCCACTATGGGACACGGAAAAGCAAAGTTTTGTTG GAATGCTGACAATCACAGACTTCATCATTATACTACACCGGTACTATAAGTCTCCTTTG GTTCAAATATATGAATTGGAGGAACATAAGCTTGAGACGTGGAGAG AGGTTTACCTTCAAGCAACATTCAAACCATTGGTCAACATATCTCCTGAAGCAAG CCTTTTTGAAGCAGTGTAcacactcatcaaaaacaaaatccacCGTCTGCCTGTCATCGACCCAGTCACTGGGAATGCACTTTATATTCTCACACACAAACGGATCCTCAAGTTTCTTCAGCTTTTT atgcgTGAAATGCCAAAGCCAGCCTTTATGAAGCAGTCTCTGGGAGATTTGGGCATAGGCACGTATCGTGAGATTGCCTTCATCCACCCAGACACTCCCATCATCAAAGCACTCAACATCTTTGTGGAGAGGAGGGTGTCTGCGCTGCCTGTGGTCGATGAGGCGG GCAAAGTCGTGGACATTTACTCCAAGTTTGACGTCATT AATTTGGCTGCTGAGAAAACCTACAACAACCTGGACATCACAGTTACCCAGGCTTTGAAACACCGCTCCCAGTACTTCGAAGGAGTCGTCAAGTGCCATAGGATGGAGACACTGGACACCATTGTGGACAGAATCGTCAAAGCTGAA gtGCATCggctggtggtggtggatgAACACTCCAACATCGAGGGCATCATCTCCCTGTCAGACATCCTCCAGGCCCTGGTGCTCAGCCCGGCAG atgCACGTAAGGAGGAGACTGTAACGGAATGA